A genomic segment from Streptomyces sp. NBC_00654 encodes:
- a CDS encoding aryl-sulfate sulfotransferase, with translation MPLVDQNQRRRRGTGLIALDEEASAGGYTLFAPLTGSGEVYLIDLHGEVVHQWNLPYRPGRHARILPNGNLAYSGVLPDEPALFPMWHKYRGGIMQEITPDGTVVREHRDRYQHHDAYHYGDGRLLYSALEPLTGEAAAAVRGGVTGSEPDGTVWADTIVEVDAEGSTVWEWKVSEHLDREAFPLHPDYSREHYPLINSVLPTSDGNILASFRSVSAVVVISRETGEIIWRSEPGTVSQQHCPTELENGNFLVFDNGVFRPRWDVPFSRVIEIERAGGTIVWEYHDPARESFFAPFMGSAQRLPNGNTLVTDSPAGRLFEVTRDGYLCWEYIVPFFGGYQEEEVRKLFPSEPNAVFRSYRYSAQELPWLDVPKG, from the coding sequence ATGCCCCTCGTGGACCAGAACCAGCGTCGCCGCCGAGGCACCGGGCTGATAGCCCTGGACGAAGAGGCGAGCGCCGGTGGCTACACCCTCTTCGCTCCGCTGACCGGCAGCGGCGAGGTGTACCTCATCGACCTGCACGGCGAGGTGGTCCATCAGTGGAACCTCCCCTACCGGCCCGGCCGGCACGCCCGCATCCTGCCCAACGGCAATCTCGCCTACAGCGGGGTCCTGCCCGACGAGCCGGCGCTCTTCCCGATGTGGCACAAGTACCGCGGCGGGATCATGCAGGAGATCACCCCGGACGGCACCGTGGTCCGCGAGCACCGGGACCGCTACCAGCACCATGACGCGTACCACTACGGCGACGGCCGGCTGCTCTACAGCGCCCTGGAACCGCTGACCGGTGAGGCCGCCGCCGCGGTCCGGGGCGGGGTAACCGGCTCCGAGCCCGACGGCACGGTGTGGGCGGACACCATCGTCGAGGTGGACGCCGAGGGCAGCACGGTGTGGGAGTGGAAGGTCTCCGAGCACCTGGACCGCGAGGCGTTCCCGCTGCACCCGGACTACTCCCGCGAGCACTACCCGCTGATCAACAGCGTGCTGCCGACCAGCGACGGCAACATCCTGGCCAGCTTCCGCTCGGTCTCGGCCGTCGTGGTCATCAGCCGGGAGACCGGCGAGATCATCTGGCGCAGCGAGCCCGGCACCGTATCGCAGCAGCACTGCCCGACGGAGCTGGAGAACGGCAACTTCCTGGTCTTCGACAACGGCGTCTTCCGGCCGCGGTGGGATGTGCCGTTCAGCCGGGTCATCGAGATCGAGCGGGCCGGTGGCACCATTGTCTGGGAGTACCACGACCCGGCGCGCGAGTCGTTCTTCGCCCCGTTCATGGGCAGCGCCCAGCGCCTGCCGAACGGCAACACGCTCGTCACGGACTCCCCCGCGGGCCGCCTCTTCGAGGTGACCCGGGACGGCTATCTGTGCTGGGAGTACATCGTGCCGTTCTTCGGCGGCTACCAGGAAGAAGAAGTGCGCAAGCTGTTCCCCTCCGAGCCCAACGCCGTGTTCCGGTCCTACCGCTACTCGGCCCAGGAGCTCCCCTGGCTCGACGTCCCGAAGGGCTGA
- a CDS encoding helix-turn-helix domain-containing protein, whose amino-acid sequence MSEAETPQVGPGIRRRRRALELTLAEVARRAGLSVPFLSQIENGRSRPSMGSLQRIADALDTTAVQLLSTAEAPRPVDVVRGASASVREAGAEGEAEGRMRPLVRGHQRLHALEFTGAHDWGREFRHRNDEILYVADGSAEVEADGSFYRLERGDTLYCAGGLVHRWRPIAPGTRVLVVGIADHVQATDEHGG is encoded by the coding sequence ATGAGCGAGGCGGAGACCCCCCAGGTCGGCCCCGGAATCAGGCGGCGCCGCCGCGCCCTGGAACTGACCCTCGCGGAGGTCGCCCGGCGGGCCGGGCTCTCGGTGCCCTTCCTCAGTCAGATCGAGAACGGCCGCTCCCGCCCGAGCATGGGGTCCCTGCAGCGGATCGCCGACGCGCTCGACACCACGGCGGTGCAGCTGCTGTCGACGGCCGAGGCGCCGCGCCCGGTCGATGTCGTACGCGGCGCCTCCGCCTCGGTGCGGGAGGCGGGTGCCGAGGGCGAGGCGGAGGGCCGGATGCGGCCGCTCGTCCGGGGCCATCAGCGCCTGCACGCGCTCGAGTTCACCGGTGCCCATGACTGGGGCCGGGAGTTCCGGCACCGCAACGACGAGATTCTGTACGTCGCCGACGGCTCGGCGGAGGTCGAGGCCGACGGCAGCTTCTACCGGCTGGAGCGGGGCGACACGCTCTACTGCGCGGGGGGACTCGTCCACCGCTGGCGCCCCATCGCCCCGGGCACCCGGGTCCTGGTGGTCGGTATCGCCGACCATGTGCAGGCGACCGACGAGCACGGCGGCTGA
- a CDS encoding FUSC family protein → MSDTTTRTRQPFVRGLPLAGALRLARPSDTWFKPALSVVVASAVPNLLLFAVGRLDLVMYTMAGSLCALYGHSLPYARRARAVAGVVLGMLAGLAVSLLTASLTGSTAVLVAVAALLAAAQKTLCDATRIGPPGHVIFTFVTSAALFAPQHLGQIPGHLALTLAAGAVSWLVTVVGPALIRREGPERRATARALDAAAACSADPGPRTRHAAAAAVHTAWQCLLASGRPTPVRRALERLVVHAEAALAGSALTGHTAPAGPARLRAWAAATRARGPVPTPPPVPGTADELFGVDAERAERRTAGGRRDAPRTLLRGLAPGSPLLPVAARTLIGCALAGYLCAALGVGRPYWAIVTAASLYQANVTLSWNRTLQRTLGNLLGVLVFAAVLPLTRTGPLALIACVLFFSFAAEALITRNYWLGSVAVTPMALLVLEFGGAVHPAGELIGDRVLDTLVGAFVGFLAAVLVTNRRAAGRVEKALAATGSARAHALRMLADPATAPACLDRARRRLTGSLVELREAGDTAAGEWWQRALPERELLAAEQAGHRTLAATAQRQGLIALAPENGAV, encoded by the coding sequence GTGAGCGATACAACTACACGAACCCGGCAACCCTTCGTCCGCGGTCTTCCGCTGGCCGGCGCGCTCCGTCTCGCCCGCCCCTCGGACACCTGGTTCAAGCCCGCGCTGAGTGTGGTCGTCGCTTCCGCCGTACCGAATCTGCTGCTGTTCGCCGTCGGGCGGCTGGACCTCGTGATGTACACGATGGCCGGTTCGCTGTGCGCGCTGTACGGCCACAGCCTGCCGTACGCCCGGCGGGCGCGGGCCGTCGCGGGTGTGGTGCTCGGCATGCTCGCGGGACTCGCCGTATCACTCCTGACCGCCTCGCTCACCGGCTCGACCGCCGTCCTCGTCGCGGTCGCCGCGCTGCTCGCCGCCGCCCAGAAGACGCTCTGCGACGCGACCAGGATCGGCCCGCCCGGCCATGTGATCTTCACGTTCGTCACCTCCGCCGCGCTGTTCGCCCCGCAGCACCTCGGGCAGATCCCCGGCCACCTCGCCCTGACGCTCGCCGCGGGGGCCGTGTCCTGGCTGGTCACCGTCGTCGGGCCCGCGCTGATCCGCCGGGAGGGCCCCGAGCGCCGGGCCACCGCCCGCGCGCTCGACGCCGCGGCCGCCTGCTCCGCCGACCCCGGGCCCCGTACCCGGCACGCCGCGGCCGCCGCCGTGCACACGGCCTGGCAGTGCCTGCTCGCCTCCGGCAGGCCGACCCCCGTACGCCGCGCCCTGGAACGTCTCGTGGTGCACGCCGAAGCCGCGCTCGCCGGATCCGCGCTCACCGGGCACACCGCGCCCGCCGGCCCCGCGCGGCTGCGTGCCTGGGCCGCCGCCACCCGTGCCCGGGGCCCCGTTCCCACCCCGCCGCCCGTCCCCGGCACCGCGGACGAGCTCTTCGGCGTCGACGCCGAACGCGCCGAGCGGCGCACCGCGGGCGGCCGGCGGGACGCCCCTCGCACGCTGCTGCGCGGCCTCGCCCCCGGCTCCCCGCTGCTGCCCGTCGCGGCCCGCACCCTCATCGGCTGCGCGCTCGCCGGATATCTCTGCGCCGCACTCGGCGTCGGCCGCCCCTACTGGGCGATCGTCACCGCCGCCTCCCTCTACCAGGCCAATGTCACCCTTTCCTGGAACCGGACCCTCCAGCGCACCCTGGGCAACCTGCTCGGCGTCCTCGTCTTCGCCGCCGTCCTGCCCCTCACCCGGACCGGCCCCCTCGCCCTCATCGCCTGCGTCCTGTTCTTCAGCTTCGCCGCCGAGGCCCTGATCACCCGCAACTACTGGCTGGGCTCCGTCGCCGTGACCCCGATGGCGCTGCTGGTCCTGGAGTTCGGCGGCGCCGTGCATCCGGCCGGGGAACTCATCGGCGACCGGGTCCTGGACACCCTCGTCGGCGCGTTCGTGGGATTCCTCGCCGCGGTGCTCGTCACCAACCGGCGGGCCGCCGGACGCGTCGAGAAGGCGCTGGCCGCCACGGGCAGCGCCCGCGCCCACGCCCTGCGGATGCTCGCCGACCCCGCTACGGCGCCCGCCTGCCTGGACCGCGCGCGCCGCCGGCTGACCGGTTCCCTCGTGGAACTCCGGGAGGCCGGCGACACCGCCGCCGGGGAATGGTGGCAGCGCGCCCTGCCCGAGCGGGAGCTCCTCGCGGCCGAGCAGGCCGGACACCGTACGCTCGCCGCGACAGCACAACGGCAGGGGCTGATCGCCCTCGCCCCGGAGAACGGAGCGGTGTGA
- a CDS encoding MarR family winged helix-turn-helix transcriptional regulator: MTDDIVASVVRQWQAVNPGLDTGPMELIGRINRCAALLQQAEDAPLRTAGLTRAEFDLLGAVRRTARELTPGELARETFSSGAAVTKRLRALQERGLIDRRGDARDRRVAHVRLTEEGLGLVDRLLPEQLAYERAVLSGLDDRARQLLSAQLSALLVQLEGRLGGGRR, from the coding sequence GTGACCGACGACATCGTTGCCTCGGTGGTACGGCAGTGGCAGGCCGTCAACCCCGGGCTCGACACCGGACCGATGGAACTCATCGGCCGTATCAACCGCTGCGCGGCGCTCCTCCAGCAGGCGGAGGACGCCCCGTTGCGCACCGCCGGGCTGACGCGCGCCGAGTTCGACCTTCTCGGTGCCGTGCGCCGCACCGCCCGCGAACTGACCCCCGGGGAGCTGGCCCGCGAGACCTTCTCCTCCGGTGCCGCGGTCACCAAACGCCTCCGGGCCCTCCAGGAGCGCGGCCTGATCGACCGCCGCGGCGACGCACGCGACCGCAGGGTCGCCCATGTCCGGCTCACCGAGGAGGGTCTCGGCCTGGTGGACCGGCTGCTTCCCGAGCAGCTCGCGTACGAACGGGCGGTACTCTCCGGCCTCGACGACCGGGCACGCCAGCTGCTCAGCGCCCAGCTCAGCGCATTGCTGGTGCAGTTGGAGGGCCGCCTCGGCGGGGGCCGGCGCTGA
- a CDS encoding IclR family transcriptional regulator — protein MTAARGYTIESLDTGLRLMQLFLTHDTLTVTEAAGLLGIGRSTAHRVLSTLEGRGFVIRESSGRGYSAGPELVRLGRPAGFGSAVRERLGAVLEDAARRTGETVQSTALIGDRIVVTDGRESSHPVRVMLEGGTRPAHATAGGKMLLSRMSPDQVCALYPYEELERVTTCTITSRAALLAELDRIRAAGHALSLGESVPGLNAVAVPLAGAGWRDRLALTASAPAGRSRDADLAERAGQLRQSAALLKSVRVL, from the coding sequence ATGACAGCGGCCCGCGGTTACACCATCGAATCACTGGACACCGGCCTCCGGCTGATGCAGCTGTTCCTGACCCATGACACCCTCACCGTCACCGAGGCCGCCGGACTGCTCGGCATCGGCCGGTCCACCGCCCACCGGGTGCTGAGCACCCTGGAGGGCCGGGGGTTCGTGATCCGGGAGAGCTCCGGCCGCGGCTACTCGGCGGGCCCCGAACTCGTGCGGCTCGGCCGCCCGGCGGGCTTCGGCTCCGCCGTCCGCGAGCGGCTCGGGGCCGTGCTGGAGGACGCGGCACGGCGGACCGGCGAGACGGTGCAGAGCACCGCGCTGATCGGCGACCGGATCGTCGTCACCGACGGCAGGGAGTCCTCCCATCCCGTACGGGTGATGCTGGAAGGGGGCACCCGGCCGGCACACGCCACCGCGGGGGGCAAGATGCTGCTCTCCCGGATGAGTCCGGACCAGGTGTGCGCGCTGTATCCGTACGAGGAACTGGAGCGGGTCACCACATGCACGATCACCTCCCGCGCCGCGCTGCTGGCCGAGTTGGACCGGATCCGCGCGGCCGGGCACGCGCTCAGCCTGGGTGAGTCGGTCCCGGGACTGAACGCCGTGGCGGTGCCGCTCGCCGGGGCGGGCTGGCGCGACCGCCTCGCCCTGACCGCGTCGGCTCCCGCCGGCCGCTCCCGGGACGCCGACCTGGCCGAACGGGCCGGGCAGCTACGGCAGTCGGCCGCGCTGCTGAAGTCCGTTCGCGTCCTCTGA
- a CDS encoding sensor histidine kinase KdpD: protein MVRVEPPPTEREIPVVRVVLLPVVLLAGATAAGSALVTEVARIPVAVCGAITTLVVCALAVALNRRRRAMRVQRIEYEQRIAFLEHRILSHDAETVRLTKEVMPAAIRQLRVGNSPEEVMRDVFDADPANHHLPRALREQVFQVLDIIDAEEARRDSAQRAFVAVARRVQAIVNRQASELREMEDHYGRNPEVFDDLLRLDHGTALIGRLADSISVLGGARPSRQWPKPVPLFSVLRGAMSRILEYPRIELHSISKIAIVGTAVEPLIHACAELLDNATRYSPPQTKVHVTAVEVQTGIAIEIEDGGVSLSEEARARAENMLAQAQAGINMNDLGESPRLGMAVVGRLSRMYQLQVSLRQSAYGGVRAVLIVPREMITTGPAPGIAHGIGATSRPNSSLDMSQLQHVVPPPGKRKPKPASTGLPPSVVAGLPEGASAGPSPHPVLPASAMDDDVPIVTEWTEGGLPQRRSRGRAPLGSHNLPQQPQLPAVDSANGAHDGRRGRAGGEEGGPAKGEEKPPGLWLEAFTKAVNGVPQEPKNGEDSDDAWDKGDLK, encoded by the coding sequence ATGGTCCGTGTTGAACCACCGCCGACCGAACGAGAAATTCCCGTTGTCCGCGTAGTCCTGCTGCCCGTGGTGCTGCTCGCCGGTGCCACCGCCGCCGGTTCGGCGCTGGTGACCGAGGTCGCTCGGATACCAGTCGCCGTGTGCGGCGCGATCACCACGCTCGTGGTCTGCGCGCTCGCCGTCGCGCTGAACCGTCGCCGGCGCGCGATGCGCGTCCAGCGCATCGAGTACGAACAGCGCATCGCCTTCCTGGAACACCGCATCCTCTCGCACGACGCCGAGACGGTACGGCTCACCAAGGAGGTCATGCCCGCCGCGATCCGACAGCTGCGCGTGGGCAATTCGCCCGAAGAGGTGATGCGCGACGTCTTCGACGCGGACCCCGCCAACCACCATCTGCCCAGGGCGCTGCGCGAGCAGGTCTTCCAGGTCCTCGACATCATCGACGCCGAAGAGGCGCGGCGTGACTCCGCGCAGCGCGCCTTCGTCGCCGTCGCCCGGCGCGTCCAGGCGATCGTGAACCGGCAGGCGAGCGAGCTGCGGGAGATGGAGGACCACTACGGGCGCAACCCCGAGGTCTTCGACGACCTGCTCCGCCTCGACCACGGCACCGCGCTGATCGGCCGTCTCGCCGACTCCATCTCGGTGCTCGGCGGGGCCCGGCCCAGCCGCCAGTGGCCCAAGCCCGTACCCCTGTTCAGCGTGCTGCGCGGCGCGATGTCCCGCATCCTGGAGTACCCGCGGATCGAGCTGCACTCGATCTCCAAGATCGCCATCGTCGGCACCGCCGTCGAGCCGCTCATCCACGCCTGTGCCGAGCTCCTCGACAACGCGACGCGCTACTCGCCGCCGCAGACCAAGGTGCACGTCACCGCGGTCGAGGTGCAGACCGGCATCGCCATCGAGATCGAGGACGGCGGCGTCAGCCTCAGCGAGGAGGCCCGCGCCAGGGCCGAGAACATGCTCGCCCAGGCCCAGGCCGGCATCAACATGAACGACCTCGGGGAGTCCCCGCGGCTCGGCATGGCGGTCGTCGGCCGGCTCTCCCGCATGTACCAACTCCAGGTATCACTACGCCAGTCGGCATACGGCGGGGTCCGGGCCGTGCTCATCGTGCCGCGCGAAATGATCACCACCGGGCCCGCGCCCGGAATCGCGCACGGCATCGGCGCCACCTCACGGCCCAACAGCTCGCTGGACATGTCGCAGCTCCAGCACGTCGTGCCGCCCCCCGGCAAGCGCAAGCCCAAGCCGGCGTCCACCGGCCTGCCGCCCTCCGTGGTGGCCGGCCTCCCCGAAGGAGCCTCCGCCGGACCCTCGCCGCACCCGGTCCTTCCGGCGTCAGCCATGGACGACGACGTTCCGATCGTGACCGAGTGGACCGAGGGCGGTCTTCCGCAGCGCCGCAGCCGGGGCCGTGCCCCCCTCGGTTCGCACAACCTCCCCCAGCAGCCCCAGCTGCCCGCCGTCGACTCCGCCAACGGGGCGCACGACGGCCGGCGGGGCAGGGCGGGCGGTGAGGAGGGCGGACCCGCCAAGGGCGAGGAGAAGCCCCCCGGCCTCTGGCTGGAGGCCTTCACCAAGGCGGTCAACGGCGTGCCGCAGGAACCGAAGAACGGCGAGGACTCTGACGATGCGTGGGACAAGGGAGACCTGAAGTGA
- a CDS encoding roadblock/LC7 domain-containing protein, which yields MIQQRGHMDWMLKELADDVPSIHQIVVLSSDGLRIAMHGGDPDVADRLAAACAGLQSLAAAVATEIPYSDGLMKLVVIEVTGGFFYLMAAGTGAYLAVLAGETIDAGMVGARMRDLVVRIGAHLTSPPRHDRQSG from the coding sequence GTGATCCAGCAGCGCGGGCACATGGACTGGATGCTCAAGGAACTGGCCGACGATGTACCCAGCATCCATCAGATCGTGGTGCTGTCATCGGACGGGCTGCGCATCGCGATGCACGGCGGCGACCCCGATGTCGCCGACCGGCTCGCGGCGGCCTGCGCCGGACTGCAGAGCCTGGCCGCCGCCGTCGCCACCGAGATTCCCTACAGCGACGGTCTGATGAAGCTGGTCGTCATCGAAGTCACCGGCGGCTTCTTCTACTTGATGGCGGCCGGAACCGGTGCCTACCTCGCGGTGCTGGCGGGCGAGACCATCGACGCCGGGATGGTCGGCGCCCGCATGCGTGACCTGGTCGTCCGGATCGGTGCCCATCTGACCAGTCCGCCGCGCCACGACAGGCAGTCCGGATGA
- a CDS encoding DUF742 domain-containing protein yields the protein MSAPRRERRKADPALSDPERLYVITGELDGGGRAALDLVTMVVAQAEPTPTCQPEQAAILRLCQAPLSVAEISAYLGLPFSVVTSLLTDLLATELIESRAPIVRATLPDRSLLEAVMHGLQKL from the coding sequence ATGAGTGCTCCCCGACGAGAACGCCGCAAGGCCGACCCGGCGCTCAGCGATCCGGAACGGCTCTATGTCATCACCGGCGAACTCGACGGCGGCGGGCGGGCTGCGCTCGACCTGGTCACCATGGTCGTCGCGCAGGCCGAGCCCACGCCGACGTGCCAGCCCGAGCAGGCCGCGATCCTGCGGCTCTGCCAGGCACCCCTGTCCGTCGCCGAGATCTCGGCCTACCTCGGCCTGCCGTTCAGCGTGGTCACGTCGCTCCTGACGGATCTGCTCGCGACCGAACTCATCGAATCGCGCGCACCCATCGTCCGCGCGACCCTCCCCGACAGGTCCCTTCTCGAAGCGGTGATGCATGGACTTCAGAAACTCTGA
- a CDS encoding ATP/GTP-binding protein yields the protein MDFRNSDTISGPRSEDVLPTTANAAVKVVIVGGFGVGKTTMVGAVSEIRPLTTEETMTEAGVGVDNNTGVESKTATTVAMDFGRISLSEELILYLFGTPGQERFWFLWNGLFEGALGAVVLIDTRRLQVSFDVIGRLEERGVPFVVAVNTFPDAPYHPVEDLRRALDLPDEIPMIDCDARTRVSSRDVLMTLMRYLHSLSLPVA from the coding sequence ATGGACTTCAGAAACTCTGACACGATCTCCGGGCCCCGCAGCGAGGACGTCCTGCCCACCACGGCCAACGCCGCGGTGAAGGTCGTGATCGTCGGCGGGTTCGGCGTCGGCAAGACGACCATGGTCGGCGCGGTGAGCGAGATCCGGCCGCTGACGACCGAAGAGACCATGACCGAGGCCGGCGTCGGTGTGGACAACAACACCGGTGTGGAGAGCAAGACCGCCACCACGGTCGCCATGGACTTCGGCCGGATCAGCCTCAGCGAGGAACTGATCCTCTATCTGTTCGGCACCCCCGGCCAGGAGCGCTTCTGGTTCCTGTGGAACGGACTCTTCGAAGGGGCCCTCGGCGCCGTCGTCCTCATCGACACCAGGCGGCTCCAGGTCAGTTTCGACGTGATCGGCCGGCTGGAGGAGCGGGGCGTCCCCTTCGTCGTCGCCGTGAACACCTTCCCCGACGCGCCGTACCACCCGGTCGAGGACCTGCGCAGAGCCCTCGACCTGCCGGACGAGATCCCGATGATCGACTGCGACGCCCGCACGCGGGTATCCAGCCGCGATGTGCTGATGACCCTGATGCGCTATCTGCACAGCCTGTCCCTCCCCGTGGCCTGA
- a CDS encoding cytochrome P450 has protein sequence MTTPFHQEPGAPSGPVPPPECPARGLGIGPGGLRRLYGPEAEKDPAGLYDRLRAEHGAVAPVLLHGDVPAWLVLGHSENLHMTRTPSQFSRDSRRWRALQDGSVAADHPLAPIFTWQPVCVFADGATHERQRGAVTDSMERIDARGVRRHINRFSNRLVNDFCEKGSADLVGQFAEHLPMMVVCAIFGMPEEYDDALVQAARDMIRGTETAVASNAHVVAVLTRLVEQRRAEPGPDLASWLLEHPASLTDIEVIEHLRLILIAAYESTANLMANVLRMVLTDPRFRARLSGGHMTVPEAVEQTLWDEPPFTAVFGRWAVGDTELGGQQIKAGDGLLVGIAAANTDPKVRPDLAAGMEGNRAHLAFSGGPHECPGQDIGRAIADVGVDALLMRLPDLELGVDESELSWVGNFMSRHLVELPATFAPSPRQAIDSDPLSMMARSRPAVDWEVSSPSRPVPLPTSTEVGTQPAHAPGTVPHQELPEALPEELPEVLPVEPAAVPEAGPPAGPPPAVPQSAVPQPAAPAEEPAVAPVIPQQRGPAAPTRLWRAVSRWWNGG, from the coding sequence GTGACAACCCCCTTCCACCAAGAGCCCGGAGCTCCCTCCGGGCCGGTCCCGCCTCCCGAGTGCCCCGCTCGTGGGCTCGGGATCGGTCCCGGCGGGCTGCGCCGGCTCTACGGGCCCGAGGCGGAGAAGGACCCCGCGGGTCTGTACGACAGACTGCGTGCCGAGCACGGCGCGGTCGCTCCGGTCCTGCTGCACGGAGACGTACCCGCCTGGCTCGTCCTCGGGCACAGCGAGAACCTGCACATGACCCGGACGCCCTCCCAGTTCTCCCGGGACTCCCGGCGCTGGCGGGCCCTGCAGGACGGCAGCGTAGCCGCGGACCACCCGCTGGCCCCGATCTTCACCTGGCAGCCGGTGTGTGTGTTCGCCGACGGCGCCACCCATGAGCGTCAGCGCGGCGCGGTCACCGACAGCATGGAGCGCATCGACGCCCGCGGTGTGCGCCGCCATATCAACCGCTTCAGCAACCGCCTCGTCAACGACTTCTGCGAGAAGGGCTCCGCGGACCTGGTCGGCCAGTTCGCCGAGCACCTGCCGATGATGGTGGTGTGCGCGATCTTCGGCATGCCCGAGGAGTACGACGACGCCCTGGTACAGGCTGCCCGGGACATGATCCGTGGCACCGAGACCGCCGTCGCGAGCAACGCCCATGTCGTGGCGGTGCTGACCCGGCTCGTCGAACAGCGCCGTGCGGAACCCGGACCCGACCTGGCCAGCTGGCTCCTCGAACACCCGGCCTCGCTGACGGACATCGAGGTCATCGAGCATCTGCGGCTGATCCTCATCGCCGCCTACGAGTCCACCGCCAACCTGATGGCCAATGTGCTGCGCATGGTCCTCACCGATCCCCGTTTCCGCGCCCGGCTCAGCGGCGGTCACATGACGGTGCCGGAGGCCGTGGAACAGACCCTGTGGGACGAGCCGCCCTTCACCGCGGTCTTCGGCCGCTGGGCGGTCGGCGACACCGAACTGGGCGGTCAGCAGATCAAGGCGGGCGACGGGCTGCTCGTCGGTATCGCCGCGGCCAACACCGACCCGAAGGTACGCCCGGACCTCGCCGCCGGCATGGAGGGCAACCGCGCGCACCTCGCGTTCAGCGGCGGACCCCACGAGTGCCCCGGCCAGGACATCGGCCGCGCCATCGCCGATGTCGGGGTGGACGCCCTGCTGATGCGCCTGCCGGACCTGGAGCTCGGGGTCGACGAGAGCGAGCTGAGCTGGGTGGGCAACTTCATGTCACGGCACCTGGTGGAGCTCCCCGCGACCTTCGCACCCAGCCCCCGGCAGGCGATCGACTCCGATCCGCTGTCGATGATGGCCCGGTCCAGGCCGGCCGTCGACTGGGAGGTCTCCTCCCCGTCCCGGCCCGTCCCCCTGCCCACGTCCACCGAGGTGGGGACCCAGCCCGCCCACGCGCCGGGCACGGTCCCGCACCAGGAACTGCCTGAGGCGCTGCCGGAAGAACTGCCGGAGGTGCTGCCTGTGGAGCCGGCCGCGGTACCGGAAGCCGGTCCGCCGGCCGGCCCGCCGCCGGCCGTTCCTCAGTCGGCCGTTCCCCAGCCTGCCGCTCCGGCCGAGGAGCCCGCCGTCGCCCCGGTCATTCCGCAGCAGCGCGGGCCGGCGGCCCCCACCCGGCTGTGGCGGGCGGTGTCGCGCTGGTGGAACGGCGGCTGA